A region from the Drosophila bipectinata strain 14024-0381.07 chromosome 3R, DbipHiC1v2, whole genome shotgun sequence genome encodes:
- the gfzf gene encoding glutathione S-transferase 1-1 isoform X2, protein MKLYAVSDGPPSLAVRMTLKALNIQYQLINVDFCALEHRTEDYAKMNPQKEIPVLDDDGFYLSESIAIMQYLCDKYAPDSTLYPQDVNQRALINQRLCFNMGFYYAPISAHSMAPIFFDYDRTPMSLKKVQNALEVFETYLERLGTKYAAGDNLTIADFGLISATLCLEAIDFDLLQYPLVAKWYNTFKEEYPQLWEIANSGMEEISAFEQNPPDLSQMEHPFHPTRKTKA, encoded by the exons ATGAAACTGTACGCCGTCTCCGATGGGCCACCCTCCCTGGCCGTTCGCATGACCCTCAAGGCCTTGAACATCCAATACCAGCTGATCAACGTGGACTTTTGTGCCCTGGAGCACCGAACTGAGGATTATGCAAAG ATGAACCCGCAGAAGGAAATACCCGTGCTGGACGACGATGGGTTCTATTTGTCGGAGAGTATCGCCATTATGCAATATCTGTGCGATAAGTATGCACCCGACTCGACTCTGTACCCGCAGGATGTTAACCAGCGAGCACTGATAAATCAGCGGCTGTGCTTCAACATGGGCTTCTACTATGCACCGATTTCGGCCCACAGCATGGCACCCATTTTCTTTGACTACGATCGCACACCCATGTCGCTCAAGAAGGTGCAGAACGCCCTCGAGGTGTTCGAAACCTATTTGGAGAGACTGGGAACCAAGTACGCTGCTGGTGACAATCTAACCATCGCCGATTTTGGTCTAATTTCGGCTACACTGTGCCTGGAAGCCATCGACTTTGACTTGCTGCAGTATCCCCTGGTTGCCAAGTGGTACAACACCTTCAAGGAGGAGTATCCACAGTTGTGGGAAATCGCCAATAGCGGAATGGAGGAGATCAGCGCGTTCGAACAGAATCCTCCAGATTTATCCCAAATGGAGCACCCATTTCACCCGACGCGCAAAACGAAAGCTTAA
- the LOC138926722 gene encoding uncharacterized protein: protein MIAKMGLIKTGNAVADNEEPFNARKEIYRLNKQMDMVLDNQNKMLSVLRKLVNEPVDVPILETEAVENVSDLEDNNTTQWEPQEFPLLNIEQLQTVEDELADQLKAISYLKTMKLMMRPHGKLRSGGLQKNFTLIIEMELLADMNYSGIHNKIPFRQFTKFNNTLYEALKGERYLKNDYIADIRQAFRICKNRRNKYACNARKKIREANANAETEVKFEEIMYSTSTFSS from the exons ATGATTGCTAAAATGGGTTTAATTAAAACCGGCAATGCTGTTGCGGATAATGAAGAGCCTTTTAATGCTAGAAAGGAGATTTATagattaaataaacaaatggaTATGGTTCTTGATAACCAGAATAAAATGCTTAGTGTTTTGCGAAAGCTTGTCAATGAGCCTGTGGATGTGCCGATCCTTGAAACAGAAGCGGTAGAAAACGTCTCAGACTTGGAAGATAATAATACGACTCAGTGGGAGCCCCAAGAATTTCCTTTATTAAATATAGAGCAACTTCAAACTGTTGAGGATGAACTGGCTGACCAATTAAAAGCAATTTCATAC TTAAAAACCATGAAGTTAATGATGAGACCCCATGGCAAACTACGAAGTGGCGGACTTCAGAAAAACTTTACCCTCATAATTGAAATGGAGCTATTGGCGGACATGAACTACAGTGGCATCCACAATAAGATTCCTTTCCGGCAGTTTACAAAGTTCAACAACACGTTATATG AGGCTTTGAAAGGGGAGAGATATCTTAAGAATGATTATATCGCAGATATAAGACAAGCGTTCCGTATCTGCAAAAATCGAAGAAATAAATACGCCTGTAATGCTCGCAAGAAAATTAGGGAAGCAAACGCCAACGCAGAAACTGAAGTTAAATTTGAGGAGATTATGTACTCGACTTCAACTTTTAGTTCGTAA
- the LOC108130439 gene encoding uncharacterized protein isoform X1: MMKDCTPILEGEFEILRVTPDLYDDVEELLTRISLEEEFGCLATRLKESSLAVSEFRTLIRHILTLGVSFAIRHVKSGSIVAAIASLVYNPRADSSYDNLETKFRSPNMLSYIRLFDAVDESCNLKVGMESWMEVEYMVTLPEFRCRGLAYYLCRHTIDFGKLMAHGKLPSDVFLKLPEEMQIERPEAITTIATSLTSQKCGIKLGMQVAHRWHITELQSLGVTIIDPMEGLEYAELHVMRL; this comes from the exons ATGATGAAGGACTGCACACCCATTTTAGAAGGTGAATTCGAAATACTTCGAGTGACTCCAGATTTGTATGATGACGTTGAAGAG cTATTGACAAGGATTTCATTGGAGGAGGAATTCGGATGCCTTGCTACCAGGCTTAAGGAATCTTCCTTGGCCGTGAGTGAGTTTCGCACATTAATTCGGCACATCCTTACCCTGGGCGTATCCTTTGCCATAAGGCATGTGAAAAGTGGAAGTATTGTGGCCGCCATTGCCAGCCTGGTATAC AATCCAAGAGCGGATAGCTCCTATgataatctggaaacaaaGTTTAGGAGTCCCAATATGCTGAGTTATATCAGATTATTTGATGCTGTCGATGAGAGTTGCAATCTCAAGGTGGGTATGGAGAGCTGGATGGAGGTGGAGTATATGGTGACCTTGCCGGAATTCAGATGTCGAGGTTTGGCATACTATTTGTGCCGGCATACCATTGATTTTGGAAAGCTCATGGCTCATGGAAAACTACCATCGGATGTGTTCCTAAAACTGCCGGAGGAGATGCAAATTGAAAGACCTGAGGCTATTACCACAATAGCCACATCTCTTACCTCCCAAAAATGTGGCATTAAGCTGGGAATGCAGGTGGCCCACAGGTGGCACATTACGGAACTACAATCTCTGGGTGTTACCATTATAGATCCAATGGAGGGATTGGAATACGCGGAGCTGCATGTTATGagactttaa
- the LOC108130681 gene encoding secernin-3, whose product MSSNGDCFVVLPANCADGSLIIGRNAEDPESLGVSSEVCFYDVSEVLEGKTDGGASAEPSGDALRVILQKPQPGLWGGDFGANERSVAVGLTWTSGETEAKDSDCLLGTDIVRLTLAVAIDVDAAVDRIGALVASHGNDTSKLNFIVCDSSAAWLVSCSGKVWAAEKVEASFLRLPIGGLAVTTGSNKTSEGLEAASSFAAAHDAEAKSPAEEWSGPKPAGDGSYTQHDMFETLRAASQASSSRAASVSVLSGKGISCHWFTGTPNAAESVFKPFVFAPKPRISPLTQVQAEAELTLLHKLHSQRKPAALEHLRSLEKSCVDELNNYFSLQDHASEELDELLKDCVEAEVKFYR is encoded by the exons ATGTCCTCCAACGGCGACTGCTTTGTTGTCCTGCCTGCCAATTGTGCCGATGGATCTCTGATAATTGGTCGCAACGCGGAGGACCCCGAATCCCTGGGAGTTTCCTCGGAAGTTTGCTTTTATGATGTCAGCGAAGTGCTGGAGGGGAAG ACTGATGGCGGTGCGTCTGCCGAACCAAGTGGCGATGCCTTGCGTGTCATATTGCAAAAACCGCAGCCAGGCCTTTGGGGGGGCGATTTTGGGGCCAATGAACGGAGTGTCGCTGTGGGCTTAACCTGGACTTCAGGTGAAACGGAGGCGAAGGACAGTGACTGTCTGCTTGGAACTGATATTGTGCG CTTGACTCTTGCGGTGGCCATCGATGTAGACGCTGCCGTGGATCGCATTGGAGCTTTAGTAGCCAGTCATGGCAATGATACCTCAAAGTTGAACTTCATTGTTTGTGATTCCAGTGCCGCCTGGTTGGTCAGTTGCTCCGGAAAAGTTTGGGCTGCCGAGAAAGTAGAGGCGAGTTTCTTGCGGCTGCCCATTGGGGGATTGGCGGTTACCACAGGCTCTAATAAAACTAGCGAAGGATTGGAGGCAGCTTCTAGTTTTGCAGCCGCCCACGATGCAGAGGCTAAATCGCCAGCTGAAGAGTGGAGTGGTCCTAAGCCGGCTGGTGATGGTAGCTACACCCAGCACGACATGTTCGAGACACTGCGTGCCGCCAGCCAAGCGAGTAGCTCACGAGCGGCCAGCGTTTCTGTTCTGTCGGGTAAAGGAATCTCGTGTCACTGGTTTACAGGAACGCCCAATGCCGCCGAGTCTGTGTTCAAGCCGTTCGTATTCGCGCCCAAGCCACGCATCTCGCCGTTGACCCAAGTCCAGGCGGAAGCAGAGTTGACCCTGCTGCATAAGCTACACTCGCAACGAAAGCCGGCGGCCTTGGAGCATTTGCGCAGCTTGGAAAAATCTTGCGTGGACGAACTTAATAACTACTTCTCGCTGCAGGATCATGCCAGCGAGGAGCTGGACGAACTGCTCAAGGACTGTGTCGAGGCGGAGGTCAAGTTCTATCGTTAG
- the LOC108130682 gene encoding ELMO domain-containing protein 2, with protein sequence MFLLDRILPLIFGYIRPFIKWFLHAFTRLSELQRICYGARAGASRTSQVERSLTLSKTPQIRRLVLDLDEAAPYVDNRELMEFAPRAARVVMQAKRIKSNVHPDFARLFGSCVTSIWGYRRLMHQVEQLRAERYDSDNLDHEHKLLRLWQLLMPDTPLTGRVSKQWQDIGFQGDDPKTDFRGMGMLGLENLLYFATAYNDAAKHVLLHSLHPTLGYTYAIVGINLTSMAFNLVKTGAAKTHFYNQVVQHKQDFSTVEDFHKLYCYLFFEFDRFWMESDPRNIMDFREIYQAFEITKLEALHNENTIFKTNLVVESV encoded by the exons ATGTTTTTACTTGACAGAATACTGCCGCTAATATTTGGCTACATAAGGCCATTCATCAAGTGGTTCCTGCACGCCTTCACCCGTCTATCCGAGCTTCAGAGGATCTGCTATGGAGCCCGGGCAGGAGCCAGCCGAACCAGCCAGGTGGAAAGGTCCTTGACTTTGTCAAAGACGCCCCAAATAAGACGCCTCGTACTTGACCTTGATGAGGCGGCGCCCTACGTGGACAACCGGGAATTGATGGAGTTTG CTCCTCGTGCGGCACGGGTTGTTATGCAGGCAAAACGCATTAAAAGCAATGTGCATCCTGACTTCGCCAGGCTGTTTGGAAGCTGCGTTACCAGCATATGGGGCTACCGGCGGCTAATGCATCAAGTGGAGCAACTGCGGGCGGAGCGATACGACTCAGACAACTTGGATCACGAGCATAAGTTGCTAAGGTTGTGGCAGCTTCTGATGCCCGACACCCCGCTTACTGGACGGGTGAGCAAACAGTGGCAGGATATCGGATTTCAAGGCGACGACCCCAAGACAGACTTCCGGGGTATGGGCATGCTGGGCTTAGAGAACCTTCTCTACTTTGCCACGGCCTACAACGATGCCGCCAAGCATGTTCTCCTGCATTCGCTGCATCCCACTCTGGGCTACACGTACGCCATCGTGGGCATCAACCTCACATCGATGGCCTTTAATCTGGTTAAAACCGGAGCCGCCAAGACGCACTTCTACAACCAGGTGGTGCAGCACAAACAAGACTTTAGCACAGTGGAGGACTTCCACAAGCTGTACTGCTACTTGTTCTTTGAATTCGACCGCTTTTGGATGGAAAGTGATCCACGCAATATTATGGACTTTCGCGAGATCTATCAGGCATTCGAAATCACCAAACTGGAGGCCCTGCACAATGAGAATACTATTTTTAAGACAAATTTGGTTGTCGAGTCCGTCTAA
- the LOC108130319 gene encoding uncharacterized protein, whose amino-acid sequence MRQQNGRVWGTLHEGKFEVRSVTQSDLEEALDVLDGSFFINESVCVACEINLPQNVQARQELRELCKITALDGVSLLVKEVETGRVVAVSFNKIQFSPPPGEDHFFLKFRNESAKSPQAKRLMNFMIEVDEKVDVCAMYNMDCFCELMFLATLPSHERLGLGRSLSKFTIELTQELANGKGLEDIDEKLRSLRPAAVTALWTSSFSQKVGKATDFKVINTVPYSDFEFNGKRFDERINPLHKFCQHVVYKF is encoded by the exons ATGCGGCAGCAAAATGGAAGAGTCTGGGGAACGCTCCATGAAG GAAAATTTGAAGTGCGTAGTGTCACACAGTCCGATTTGGAAGAAGCTCTAGAT GTTCTGGATggttcattttttataaatgaatCGGTGTGCGTTGCTTGCGAAATTAATTTGCCACAAAATGTTCAAGCCAGACAAGAGCTGCGTGAACTATGCAAAATAACAGCCTTAGATGGAGTCTCTTTGCTGGTCAAGGAGGTAGAAACTGGACGCGTAGTGGCTGTATCGTTTAACAAGATCCAA TTCTCCCCACCGCCAGGCGAAGACCACTTCTTTTTGAAATTCCGCAATGAGAGCGCCAAAAGTCCGCAAGCCAAGCGCCTGATGAACTTTATGATTGAAGTTGACGAAAAGGTCGATGTTTGTGCCATGTACAACATGGATTGCTTCTGCGAACTAATGTTTCTAGCCACCTTGCCCAGCCACGAGCGACTGGGTCTTGGACGATCCTTATCCAAGTTTACCATAGAACTTACTCAGGAGCTTGCTAACGGAAAGGGCCTGGAGGATATAGACGAAAAACTACGATCTCTACGACCGGCAGCTGTTACCGCACTTTGGACTTCCAGTTTCTCCCAAAAGGTTGGAAAAGCTACTGACTTTAAGGTCATAAACACGGTTCCGTATTCGGATTTTGAATTTAATGGCAAGCGTTTCGATGAGCGAATTAATCCTTTGCACAAATTCTGCCAACATGttgtatataaattttaa
- the Fer1 gene encoding pancreas transcription factor 1 subunit alpha gives MFSMDNFDLEATMARHFFEGSQATNASTSSSEYFFGDEHSSESDDEDDAYSSGFNSDQENNEKTRRSHKPRRLKCASQMAQQRQAANLRERRRMQSINEAFEGLRTHIPTLPYEKRLSKVDTLKLAISYITFLSEMVKKDKNGNEPGLSLQRNYQKEPPKKIILKDRTGGVSHSLSWYRKGDRYPGSKLYARTWTPEDPRGPLSQPQPQHYNNSNSNQNQNSNQSSEDFSGSADMSDPGAAASIFGSGNGM, from the exons ATGTTTTCAATGGATAACTTTGACTTGGAGGCCACTATGGCGCGCCACTTTTTCGAGGGCTCCCAGGCCACCAATGCCTCCACCTCCAGTTCCGAGTACTTCTTTGGGGATGAACACAGCTCGGAAAGCGATGACGAGGACGATGCCTATAGCAGTGGCTTCAATAGCGATCAGGAGAACAATGAAAAGAC CCGGCGTAGTCACAAGCCGAGGCGCTTGAAGTGCGCCTCCCAAATGGCCCAGCAACGGCAGGCGGCCAATCTCCGAGAGCGTCGGCGGATGCAGAGCATCAATGAGGCCTTTGAGGGCCTACGAACCCATATTCCCACACTACCCTATGAAAAGCGACTCAGCAAG GTCGACACACTCAAGCTGGCCATTAGCTATATAACCTTCCTGAGCGAAATGGTTAAGAAGGACAAAAACGGCAACGAACCTGGACTGAGCTTGCAGCGAAATTACCAGAAGGAACCGCCCAAGAAAATCATCCTCAAGGATCGCA CTGGCGGAGTGTCGCACTCATTGTCCTGGTACCGCAAGGGAGATCGTTATCCTGGCAGCAAGCTCTACGCCCGCACTTGGACCCCCGAGGACCCCCGGGGTCCCTTGTCGCAGCCCCAACCCCAACactacaacaacagcaactccAACCAGAATCAAAATAGCAACCAAAGCAGCGAGGACTTCAGCGGTAGTGCCGATATGTCAGATCCTGGAGCTGCGGCCAGCATCTTTGGCAGTGGCAATGGAATGTGA
- the gfzf gene encoding uncharacterized protein gfzf isoform X1, with translation MEGFELKQKMDALEDHGMDLTKVSVVRSAKGVDMLCVDDYLYHFDRIGKDKTYRWLCNRRKDRSTPCKSRICTILPNPMNKQDHVVVEVIQPHIHPRCSDHEVNKVAQRKRLSVMKMDDAYSTTQPKRARLYERANKGLNPPEWIQGGIDTSALEASFQLDFEDKERIFMLRRRDGRVMVCIDGHLYYLDGKSYRGDVFRWTCVRKRDIECTAYICTEATLTGSHRLHALETDAHIHPHYSATKLMHMFAKHQIVLVEDEQTAEVLAECPNLEYFDTENSYEVGQRCDDLESIIIEECEENYDVYVGAEGGGPSEVQDSQYMEMVSQVDQSDHPKQESKWPAAFQVIADYEPPPGYNPLTETDLTKFTFLPSAKGRKVLCLNRHLYHFDSQSRSNGHMFFTCINRRDKINTCHVRITLNPVENGPLVLRINGEHTHLPDLKEIVRRLKQQAKLDSDLKQIKMDHEVEVAYESNEDIASQTGEAFEGDASIDDSYEQVDTSNVVMKKVIGIDGAIKMEPEAKANMIVQYMKDGSDNISAKIEILPDALVGLNTSTPLPKPQPEITNIRRKREVVEPVKGAQPDMDLTKICTLRSAKGHELLCVDGYIYHAKNRGVISRNYWVCIKGRDPEINCKSRISTATQKDGSIRVLRVYNHHCHPFSEDDIKRRLFNEINKKNNKKLKFRPLHFIGKSLDQIKEEYGDLAIERLNVSNISNDIVVHKKPRVSGSQNSSASIKIESQEEEDDVIEEDDIEQDCEEVPLEEDQQYMEMENTDAIIEVVEESADDIDGYGSVEPIYTMKLYAVSDGPPSLAVRMTLKALNIQYQLINVDFCALEHRTEDYAKMNPQKEIPVLDDDGFYLSESIAIMQYLCDKYAPDSTLYPQDVNQRALINQRLCFNMGFYYAPISAHSMAPIFFDYDRTPMSLKKVQNALEVFETYLERLGTKYAAGDNLTIADFGLISATLCLEAIDFDLLQYPLVAKWYNTFKEEYPQLWEIANSGMEEISAFEQNPPDLSQMEHPFHPTRKTKA, from the exons ATGGAGGGATTCGAACTCAAACAGAAGATGGATGCGCTGGAGGACCACGGCATGGACCTGACCAAGGTGTCCGTGGTGCGGTCCGCCAAGGGCGTCGACATGCTTTGCGTTGACGATTATCTATACCACTTTGACCGCATTGGCAAAGACAAAACATACCGATGGCTGTGCAACCGGCGAAAAGACCGATCCACTCCATGCAAATCCCGCATATGTACCATTCTTCCCAATCCCATGAACAAGCAGGATCACGTAGTGGTGGAAGTGATTCAGCCCCACATCCATCCACGTTGCAGCGACCACGAAGTCAACAAGGTGGCCCAACGCAAACGGCTATCGGTCATGAAGATGGACGACGCCTATAGCACCACCCAGCCAAAGCGGGCGCGACTGTACGAGCGCGCCAACAAGGGCTTGAATCCGCCGGAGTGGATCCAGGGCGGGATTGACACCTCCGCCCTGGAAGCCTCCTTTCAGCTGGACTTTGAG GACAAAGAACGTATATTCATGCTGAGACGACGAGATGGTCGCGTGATGGTGTGCATCGACGGCCACTTGTACTATTTGGACGGCAAGTCCTACAGAGGAGACGTGTTTCGATGGACATGCGTCAGGAAGCGGGACATAGAGTGCACGGCCTATATCTGCACCGAAGCGACGCTGACAGGATCCCATCGCTTGCACGCCTTGGAAACAGACGCCCACATCCACCCGCACTACTCCGCCACCAAGTTGATGCACATGTTCGCCAAGCACCAGATCGTCCTGGTAGAGGATGAGCAGACAGCTGAAGTGTTAGCCGAATGCCCCAATCTGGAGTACTTTGATACCGAAAATTCGTATGAGGTGGGACAGCGGTGCGATGATCTAGAATCGATCATAATCGAGGAATGCGAGGAGAACTACGATGTGTATGTGGGGGCCGAGGGTGGAGGGCCTTCCGAAGTTCAAGACAGCCAATACATGGAGATGGTTTCCCAAGTCGACCAGTCGGATCATCCGAAGCAGGAATCGAAGTGGCCCGCGGCTTTCCAAGTGATTGCCGACTATGAGCCGCCACCAGGATACAATCCGCTTACAGAGACCGACCTGACCAAGTTCACCTTTCTGCCCTCGGCAAAGGGTCGCAAGGTGCTGTGCTTGAACAGACACCTGTACCATTTTGACTCCCAGAGCCGATCTAATGGCCACATGTTCTTCACATGCATCAATCGTCGGGACAAGATCAACACCTGCCACGTTCGCATTACCTTGAATCCGGTGGAAAACGGGCCATTGGTGCTGCGCATCAATGGGGAGCACACGCATCTGCCAGACCTCAAAGAGATCGTACGTCGCCTCAAGCAACAGGCAAAGCTGGACAGCGACCTAAAGCAAATCAAGATGGATCATGAGGTGGAAGTGGCCTATGAGAGCAACGAGGACATAGCCAGTCAGACAGGAGAAGCCTTTGAAGGTGACGCCAGCATAGATGACAGCTACGAGCAGGTGGACACCAGCAATGTGGTGATGAAGAAGGTTATTGGAATCGACGGAGCCATCAAAATGGAGCCAGAAGCCAAAGCCAACATGATTGTCCAGTACATGAAGGATGGATCTGACAACATAAGTGCCAAAATAGAGATTCTTCCAGATGCACTGGTGGGACTCAACACATCGACACCATTGCCGAAGCCTCAGCCGGAGATTACCAACATCCGCAGGAAGCGAGAAGTGGTTGAGCCTGTCAAGGGCGCCCAACCCGATATGGATCTCACCAAGATCTGCACTCTGCGCTCGGCCAAGGGGCACGAGCTGCTCTGCGTCGATGGCTACATTTACCACGCCAAGAATCGGGGGGTCATTTCACGCAACTACTGGGTATGCATAAAGGGTCGCGACCCGGAGATCAACTGCAAGAGCCGCATCTCGACCGCCACCCAAAAAGATGGCTCCATCCGCGTGCTACGTGTCTACAACCATCACTGTCATCCATTCAGCGAGGACGACATCAAGCGGCGCCTCTTCAACGAGATTAACAAGAAGAACAATAAGAAGCTTAAGTTCCGGCCACTGCACTTTATCGGCAAGTCACTGGATCAGATCAAGGAGGAGTACGGCGACTTGGCCATCGAGCGTCTCAATGTCTCCAATATCAGCAACGATATTGTGGTTCACAAGAAGCCAAGGGTTTCTGGAAGCCAAAATAGTTCAGCCTccataaaaatagaatcgcaAGAGGAGGAAGACGATGTCATCGAGGAGGACGATATTGAGCAGGACTGCGAGGAAGTCCCCCTGGAAGAAGATCAGCAGTACATGGAAATGGAGAACACAGATGCCATAATTGAAGTCGTGGAGGAATCGGCCGATGATATTGATGGCTACGGCTCTGTTGA ACCCATATACACCATGAAACTGTACGCCGTCTCCGATGGGCCACCCTCCCTGGCCGTTCGCATGACCCTCAAGGCCTTGAACATCCAATACCAGCTGATCAACGTGGACTTTTGTGCCCTGGAGCACCGAACTGAGGATTATGCAAAG ATGAACCCGCAGAAGGAAATACCCGTGCTGGACGACGATGGGTTCTATTTGTCGGAGAGTATCGCCATTATGCAATATCTGTGCGATAAGTATGCACCCGACTCGACTCTGTACCCGCAGGATGTTAACCAGCGAGCACTGATAAATCAGCGGCTGTGCTTCAACATGGGCTTCTACTATGCACCGATTTCGGCCCACAGCATGGCACCCATTTTCTTTGACTACGATCGCACACCCATGTCGCTCAAGAAGGTGCAGAACGCCCTCGAGGTGTTCGAAACCTATTTGGAGAGACTGGGAACCAAGTACGCTGCTGGTGACAATCTAACCATCGCCGATTTTGGTCTAATTTCGGCTACACTGTGCCTGGAAGCCATCGACTTTGACTTGCTGCAGTATCCCCTGGTTGCCAAGTGGTACAACACCTTCAAGGAGGAGTATCCACAGTTGTGGGAAATCGCCAATAGCGGAATGGAGGAGATCAGCGCGTTCGAACAGAATCCTCCAGATTTATCCCAAATGGAGCACCCATTTCACCCGACGCGCAAAACGAAAGCTTAA
- the LOC108130641 gene encoding GPN-loop GTPase 3 yields MRYAQIIVGPAGSGKSTYCSNMQQYAMDSKRNIQVVNLDPAAEHFSYTPLTDIRELIHLDDAMEDEELHYGPNGGLIFCLEFLIENQDWLKDQLCGGENELMVGEPDDDYILFDMPGQIELFTHLKMGKQLVQLLESWNFRTCVVFCLDSQFMVDGAKFISGTMAALSVMANMEQPHVNVLTKCDLLSSEARKQLEFYLEPDSHNLMGELTIGSGFGEKYRKLTEAIGSLIEDFSLVRFFPLDPQDEENIGDLLLQIDNVLQYGEDADVKVRDFDEPDEEERNDT; encoded by the exons ATGCGTTATGCACAAATAATTGTGGGGCCAGCTGGCAGCGGGAAG TCGACGTATTGCAGTAACATGCAACAGTATGCCATGGATTCTAAGCGGAATATTCAGGTTGTAAACCTGGATCCGGCGGCAGAGCACTTTAGTTACACCCCGCTCACGGATATACGGGAGTTGATCCACTTGGACGACGCCATGGAAGACGAGGAGCTTCACTATGGTCCGAACGGAGGCCTCATCTTCTGTCTGGAGTTCCTGATCGAAAACCAAGATTGGCTTAAGGATCAGCTCTGCGGCGGCGAGAATGAACTTATGGTCGGCGAGCCGGACGATGATTATATACTGTTTGATATGCCTGGCCAGATAGAACTGTTCACCCACCTCAAGATGGGAAAGCAGCTGGTGCAGTTGCTCGAGTCATGGAACTTTCGGACATGTGTAGTCTTTTGTCTCGATTCCCAATTCATGGTGGACGGCGCCAAGTTTATATCCGGTACAATGGCTGCGTTGAGTGTTATGGCCAATATGGAGCAGCCGCATGTCAACGTACTTACCAAGTGTGATCTCCTGAGCTCCGAAGCGCGAAAGCAATTGGAGTTCTACCTAGAACCGGATTCACACAATCTCATGGGCGAGCTGACAATTGGAAGCGGCTTTGGAGAAAAGTATCGAAAGCTTACAGAAGCCATTGGATCACTGATTGAGGATTTCAG TTTGGTGCGATTTTTCCCTTTGGATCCACAAGATGAGGAAAATATTGGCGATCTCCTGCTACAAATCGACAATGTATTGCAATACGGGGAAGATGCTGATGTCAAAGTAAGGGACTTTGATGAGCCTGATGAGGAGGAAAGGAATGATacataa
- the LOC108130439 gene encoding uncharacterized protein isoform X2: MMKDCTPILEGEFEILRVTPDLYDDVEELLTRISLEEEFGCLATRLKESSLAVSEFRTLIRHILTLGVSFAIRHVKSGSIVAAIASLVYIESKSG; this comes from the exons ATGATGAAGGACTGCACACCCATTTTAGAAGGTGAATTCGAAATACTTCGAGTGACTCCAGATTTGTATGATGACGTTGAAGAG cTATTGACAAGGATTTCATTGGAGGAGGAATTCGGATGCCTTGCTACCAGGCTTAAGGAATCTTCCTTGGCCGTGAGTGAGTTTCGCACATTAATTCGGCACATCCTTACCCTGGGCGTATCCTTTGCCATAAGGCATGTGAAAAGTGGAAGTATTGTGGCCGCCATTGCCAGCCTGGTATAC ATAGAATCCAAGAGCGGATAG